Proteins encoded within one genomic window of Humulus lupulus chromosome 1, drHumLupu1.1, whole genome shotgun sequence:
- the LOC133810887 gene encoding CDPK-related kinase 5, whose amino-acid sequence MGLCTSKPSPNSGFPSPKSDLKLTGNSSIPTHDSSVPAKDGVAPPVSSVSGDGGVSVEQAKEVQNGKKSPFFSFYSPSPAHYLFSKKSPARSPANAGSISSTPKRFFKRPFPPPSPAKHIKAVLRRRHGSVKPNEAAIPEGSEAEGITGLDKSFGFSKHFGSKYEMGEEVGRGHFGYTCAAKFKKGELKGQQVAVKVIPKSKMTTAIAIEDVRREVKILKALNGHRNLVQFYDAHEDHDNVYIVMELCEGGELLDRILSRGGKYTEDDAKKVMTQILNVVAFCHLQGVVHRDLKPENFLFTSKDEDSELKAIDFGLSDFVKPDERLNDIVGSAYYVAPEVLHRAYSTEADVWSVGVIAYILLCGSRPFWARTESGIFRTVLKADPGFDEDPWPSLSAEGKDFVKRLLIKDPRKRMSAAQALCHPWLKNDSGANVPLDILIFKLMKVYLRSSSLRKAALRALSKTLTVDELHYIEEQFALLEPNKNGTISLENIKVALMKSATDAMKDSHVLDVVASFNALQYRRMDFEEFCAATVSVHQLEVLDRWEQHARCAYELFEKEGNRAIVIDELASELGLGPAVPVHAVLHDWIRHTDGKLSFLGFVKLLHGVSIRTLAKATH is encoded by the exons ATGGGTCTCTGTACTTCAAAACCTTCCCCAAACTCTGGCTTTCCTTCTCCCAAATCCGATCTTAAACTCACCGGGAATAGCTCTATTCCCACTCATGATAGCTCTGTTCCGGCCAAGGATGGAGTTGCTCCTCCAGTGAGTTCCGTCAGTGGCGACGGGGGGGTTAGTGTTGAGCAGGCGAAAGAGGTTCAGAACGGGAAGAAGTCTCCCTTCTTTTCGTTTTACAGTCCCAGTCCGGCTCATTACTTGTTCTCTAAGAAGTCTCCGGCGAGATCTCCGGCGAATGCGGGTTCGATCTCCTCCACACCTAAGCGGTTCTTCAAGAGACCGTTCCCACCACCCTCGCCGGCGAAGCATATTAAGGCCGTGCTGCGGAGGCGGCATGGGTCGGTGAAGCCGAACGAGGCTGCGATACCGGAAGGGAGTGAGGCTGAAGGAATTACAGGGCTTGATAAGAGCTTTGGTTTCTCTAAGCATTTTGGGAGCAAGTATGAGATGGGTGAAGAGGTCGGAAGAGGGCATTTTGGGTATACTTGTGCTGCTAAGTTTAAAAAGGGTGAGCTCAAAGGCCAGCAGGTTGCCGTTAAAGTGATTCCGAAATCAAAG ATGACTACTGCCATTGCCATTGAGGACGTGAGAAGGGAAGTCAAGATATTGAAAGCTTTAAATGGGCACAGAAATCTAGTACAATTTTATGATGCACATGAGGATCATGATAACGTCTACATAGTAATGGA GTTATGTGAAGGTGGAGAGCTTTTAGATAGGATACTCTCAAG GGGAGGGAAGTACACAGAAGATGACGCAAAGAAAGTCATGACACAAATATTGAACGTTGTTGCATTTTGCCACCTTCAGGGTGTGGTTCATCGGGATCTTAAACCTGAG AATTTCCTATTTACGTCAAAGGATGAAGATTCAGAATTGAAGGCCATAGACTTTGGCTTGTCAGATTTTGTCAAACCAG ATGAAAGGCTCAATGACATTGTTGGTAGTGCATATTATGTAGCTCCTGAAGTTCTACATAGAGCCTACAGCACAGAGGCTGATGTTTGGAGTGTAGGTGTGATTGCATACATTCTCTTATGTGGTAGCAGGCCATTTTGGGCCCGAACGGAATCTGGGATATTTCGTACTGTTCTAAAAGCTGATCCAGGATTTGATGAAGACCCATGGCCCTCTCTATCTGCTGAGGGAAAAGACTTTGTCAAGCGCCTGCTGATCAAGGATCCACGAAAAAGAATGAGTGCCGCTCAAGCACTAT GTCACCCATGGCTGAAAAATGACAGTGGTGCCAATGTTCCTTTGGATATACTCATTTTCAAACTCATGAAGGTTTACTTGCGTTCTTCATCTCTCCGGAAAGCTGCTTTAAGG GCACTGTCCAAAACATTGACTGTGGATGAGCTCCACTATATTGAAGAGCAGTTTGCTTTATTGGAACCAAACAAAAATGGCACAATAAGCTTAGAGAATATTAAAGTG GCCTTAATGAAAAGTGCAACTGATGCCATGAAGGATTCACATGTTCTTGATGTTGTAGCATCG TTCAATGCGCTGCAATATAGAAGGATGGACTTTGAGGAGTTTTGCGCAGCTACAGTAAGCGTCCATCAGCTTGAGGTTCTTGACCGGTGGGAGCAACATGCTCGATGTGCTTATGAACTATTTGAAAAAGAAGGAAACAGGGCTATTGTTATTGATGAGCTTGCTTCG GAACTCGGTCTTGGCCCAGCCGTTCCAGTACATGCCGTTCTTCACGATTGGATCAGGCACACGGATGGAAAGCTAAGCTTCCTTGGTTTTGTTAAATTATTACACGGGGTATCGATCAGAACGCTTGCAAAAGCAACTCATTGA